The stretch of DNA gatgatgatgatgatgatgattttgaTGATGATTATAATTGTGAGGAATAAAAGGTGCACCAGTGACATGCAATTAGGACAGATAAAAAAGATGTACAAACCTgtgacacatactgtatttgtcccttcaggatcttcacttgtatacttgattttgtgaccttttttatttatttatttatttatttattttttaatttgggtaAATTtagcagtgattcccaaccaggggtacacgAGCatattgcagggggtactcggaaacAGTTCTCATTTAATTTCAAAGTAATaggaaaacattttatttctttttttcagctatttttttgacaattttaccacaaactaacagtactattgttCAGTAAAATAGTGTCTTTTCTTGTGATTTATTGAAACATGATTAATTTACTGTATGTTGTAGAGGCCATTGAATACTGCTGGTTGACACATGTGGATTTGGAAAACTTCTACTATTGTATATTATTGCtatgtatatatttacaaaagctcaatattatttaatgtatgaaaaATGAGGACTTAAAAAAGCATTACATTTGTAGAGAACAAAGTtagaggaaaacacacacaacccaGCTTGTATTAGATACACATTAATCAACAGTAAGCTCCTTTACATTTCGACAGTAAATATGCACATTTTCTCCAttgtaatatataaatattaatctTGATAAGTTAAAATGGCCATttcattttagaattttttttttcttttttttctcagccTTACTACTTTGTAAAAGTTCAGGAGAACATGAGGTCCCCCAAATTAAAACCAGGGTGTGACACAGGAGCATGGATTCTATAGTTTTTAAGACCCTTTCACACAAAAATCATAGCACAAAAGTAAAGTATATAATCAACAAATTATACAACAGCCACTCACATATGGAGTTAGATTTgggtctttattattcaataaaaaaacaaacttttcaatccaaaaaaaaaaaaaaaaattcaaatcaaagaaaaaaaaagtgttaaacaataaaaaaaaattgaaaccaaaataatttcatttgaacccttttttaaaatgttatttattgaagtattttttttttattgattttttaaaaaaaaaaatgatttcttttttattttgttgaaaagggtttttttttttttttaaatttaattataaagacacaaatctacctctatACTCACAAATATAGTTACGCGTGAACGTAAAAGTGATTTCCACAGACATTCCAAACCTGGCAGCTGTTTGaaggtttttttcccccccaaaaactttattcaaacatataaaacagtacaatacaaaaagtaaaattacaactGCCAGGGGGAAAGATACAGAGGTACAGCTTCAGagtaaaatattaaacaaaagaAGAGAACACATAAATCATAAGTCTTGGTGGCTTTCATATTAGTGGAGTGTTTGATGGTTTTAACATATTGTTTGACTTCAGCTGTTTGAAGTTGTGGACGGACAATCTGTTCCTGGTTTTGACGCACGACGTTACGCAGCGTGCCAAGTCACGCACGGGGCGCCAGCTGTGCAGAGGGAGGAGGGCCGAGCTGCGACGCGTAGCTAGGTGGGGTTTCGTTTGGgtataaatattgtgtttctacCCCAGTGTCGCTACTTGACCCTCAGAGAGACTTATTTCTCCTCTTCTGCCGCACGGTGAGTAACTGATTCATCCTGATGATCCATGTTTCTCCTCAGACAGTAACACTGAGTGTTGTTTAAAGTCTCCATCAATGTGTTGGTGTAACTTCTAGGAGGAGGAATGGTGGAGGCGAGGACAGAAACAGAGACAAACATTGTATTACTTGCATAGGACGTTATATAAAAAGTGTAGCTTGTCATTTTCCATTCATTCTGTTTGAAAGGAGACTGAATTGATTGGTTACTCAGTCTTTTAATGGACTTCGGAGTGTAGTGTGGGTGTGGCCAGGCTGTGCCCTGCTCTCTACACATGCTGCTCATTATGAGCAGCCATCTCACATAAACTCAGAGTAAACGTGCAAATCTGTACAAAATTGGTCAAAGTGAACCTGATGTCTTTTGGAAAGTATGCATAGTAaaataatagagaaaaaaaaagtgatttagcaAATTGATGGTCAATGAATGTGGTTTTATATGGAATagcttcacttttttttctttttttttttttctattttctaaaATTCTAAAGCTTCCAGATGCTCATATTTGGTTGTGTTCTCTTCTCCAGTCAGACTCCTGCAGTCCCACCATGTCTTTCATCCAAGCCTTCCTACAGCAGACGGTCTATCTGGGCATGCCCGATGAGTCAGTAAGTAACTGTACTTCTGTTCcactaacatgtttttttttttttttcttctccttcctGTGGCATGCTGCCGTGGAAAAAATGACATGGATTGTTTTTTAGAGTGAGGAAAGTCAGAAAATACAGGAGAAAGTGGTGgaatgaaatgaaagcatagtaAGGTGATTAAAAACAGAGCGCAGAGATAAGATGATAGAACTTTAAAGTGAAAGGAAGCGTGCAGATAGAGAGCGAACGGACCACACTCTATCTTGTGAGCGTATGACTCAGAAGCCGGAATTCGAGCCCCTCCCTTTCTAAACCCTACAATCAGTAAAGTATTACTTCTCTTTTCCTGGTCGTTGGGAGGAAGTGCTGCAggatttttcctttttgtgcAGCCCATCAGGAATACATATATGGAGGACTTTTAGTTTGAAACTATTCAGTAACAGGGAACAATAATCCAGTTTCAGCttagtttgttttctttcttttatctgGAGGAAGGCAGTCAGCTGAAATACAGACAAAACTGTGTTGACAATACCACGCATACCTGCATAGTATTCAACAATGGCACACTATCTCATGTGCATGAGCTAAAGTAAAGTATTTACACGTATCATACTCGTCTGATTGTCCCTCAGGTCCTCAGGAATGAGGGGACGGTGACTGCAGCCCCTAATTTCAGCCCAAATGGTGATGCGGGAGTTCTGGATAGGGCCATCAAGGCCAAAGGTAAACTCTGCATGTTTACATGGACACTTGGAGCTTGTGTGAACATGCTTTGCTTGTGCAATGTGTCCACTTTGGAAGAAGTGCTAGCTCTGGTGTATAGAAACCAGAACACCCTCTGGTGGCTTACTGGTATCATTGTGTTGCTGTTATAGCCAATAATTTAACTGATTTATTTCTCATTTGGCAAcacattaagaaaaataaaaaaaatctggctATTATATgctgcttttttaatttatttatcaagGCCAATACAAACATCATTGCTTCAGATAAAGAGGAAAATGGGTGGGGCTTCTAGCTCAGGCTAATTTGCAACTCTTGTTCCTGGCAAGGTTTTTAATCAcaaccctccattgtgctacgcCTCCCTTGGAATaaccaataaaaaaaggaataactATGTTTAAtaccaacatttttttaatcatttacttTTGTTTCTGCAGGAGTGGATGAAAAAACCATCATTGAAGTTCTGGTCAAGCGAAGCAATGAGCAGAGGCAGCAGCTCAAAGAGGCCTACCATCAGGCCAGTGGGAAGGTAGTGACGATGACGACTTTCTAGTAAAATACACCTACCTCATACACAACTGTTATAGCACAAACTTTACGCTCCATTTTCTTCTGTCGCTGTCCTGTAGCCGCTGGAAGTGGCACTGAAGTCTGCTTTGAAGGGAGATCTGGAGGAAGTGGTGTTGGCTCTGCTGAAAACACCAGCGCAGTACGATGCCGAACAGCTGAAACTGGCTATGAAGGTACGCGCATGCATACGCGTCCCAAGATAGGCACCTCATCCAAGTTACAATTCCATAATTACGAGAGGTTAATCTGTCTGCTTCATCAGTTTTTTTCGCTTTTTATTGGTGTGGCAATTAAATCCGCCCCATTTCCATGTATTAATTCACCAGTTCACATTGGGTGAATAAATGGTGTTATGTTTAATTGTGTTCATGAAGGGGTCTGTTTTTAATGTCAGTCTGCGCATGCTATGTCTTaagacagacatgggcaactggcaacCCGGAGGATTAAAAAGTACAAAGAATTataacattgcaggaaaatacagtaaaagacatgaaaatactccaaaaacacacaaatgaacaaaacgacaacagaaatacacaatatgactccaaagaaattacatgaaaaatacacaaaaggacaatgcaaatgcacaaaattgcaatacaacaaatatacacagaatgacatttgttgttttttttctttttttttgtcattattctaaattctgacatgaatgttgataatgtgacccttcGCTTAAACACATTTTCGCGGCCCCACTGTgctaaaagttgcctacctctatCCTAGGGAATGGGAACAGATGAGGACACCTTGGTGGAGATTTTAGCTTCCAGGACTAACCGACAGATCCTGGACATAAAAAGGGTCTATAAGGATGGTATGTGTTATGGTTGATCTGTTTCACAGCTCAGGGGTGTATTCCAGAACGGAGGTTCAAAAAaatctgagtctatccataaactttGGGTAAACatactctgggtatctgattccattacagttggtatgaagtgggtcaatcaaccctgagtatgtaaaccttgggttacttacgtgcacgaaCGCGATACAAAGCCATCCTCAATTGAGCAAAGATCAcacgagctgccatggcaaccacccggaagagagcGATTTATTCACCCCGATGGGTGAAGTAAGCGAtctatattgatttttaatgtaatatagtCGGCAGAGTCATCTCGACGTCCAAAAAAGacgttattaaaaaaaagatgagtgAGCATGGATTCAAACCCCCCAACCCTACGCTCCCAAGAGTGTTCCCTTAACTCACtgccccaaaaaaaaagtaaagcggCATTACAtttgtaatgatgtgagcacgtctgtgatGTGTAATGTTAAATGTGTGTCAGATAAGAGTGTCATGGTACattaaagtgttccttgagaagCGCGTTCAGGTGGGCGGACGATTACGAATTAGATCCCTTATGGCCCGagtctttttgtaaaaaaaaaaaaacagggtttcttagacaaaacctgccagcgagcaggttcagttcacggagaatgttaccatggtgacatactcGGAGAAGATCATACCTCGCCTTCAGGAATGGGATACAGAGTTTtcctcatttgagcccgaacatactcagagtatgaacataacccactttctggaatacccctcaggtgtTCAATAAATGCTGCCatgaacttgttgctttttgattttttttttttttttttttttttttccatccaaGAATACAACAAGGATCTGGAGGAGGACATCAGGGGTGACACCAGTGGAGAATTCAGGATTGCCCTCTTGGAGCTCTGCAAGGTAACCATGTGCTGCTTACATTTACTTTTGATTGGTGACAGATTTACCCCGAGCTGTCGTTCATTCACAGGAGCCGGACATGCTAATATTCTGAGGCAACATAACACTCCTTACAGCCTCTGTGTCCATGATATACTCTGAGTAGGATTACAATATATAAACAGTCACTCCCTTAGCACACTCACACTTTCATGCATCATATATCAGGAAATCCAGTCACCTAATTGTTGTTCTGGTTgaataaatattgcatttaaaatgaatatgtgagttgaaaaagtcaatttttaactatttgtgctatagtttttgaaattttttctaatatatatatatatataaaggggTGCTGTTTGGCATTGAAGCCTTTTTGTTGCAGTTTAGCGCATGATGTGTTCCTACTTGCTGCAGGCTGGCAGAACTGAAGGAGTGGCTGAAGAGCTTGTTGACAGCGATGCCAGGGCTCTTTATGAAGCTGGAGAGGGGAGGAAGGGCAAAGATGTCTCCGTCTTCATTGACATCTTAACCTCCAGGAGTGCCCCTCACCTTCGTAAAGGTAACCTCTTTACCCATAAAGCAGGATCTTTTTTGTGGTCTGACAGTGTTTCTTCTGTTCCTTTGTGTTGTTCAGTCTTTGAAAAGTATTCACAGTACAGCAAAGTGGATGTGGCTAAAGCCATTGACCTGGAGATGAAGGGAGATATTGAGCGCTGTCTTACAGCATTGGGTAAAGACATGCGTGTTACTAGAGCTTTACCCTCTAACTCATAACTTCCATACAGTGACAAACTGCTTTTCTTCATTGCAGTAAAGTGTTGTGGAAGCAGGGCTGGCTACTTTGCAGAGAGGCTTCACCTCTCCATGAAGGTATGCAAGAACTTTTAGAAAGAACACATGCTCAATCAATGTCCTCTCTGACTAACTTTTATGAACATGCAGGGTAAAGGTACACGCAAACCCATCCTGACCCGCATCATGGTGAGCCGCTCTGAAATTGACCTGCAGCGAATCAAAGAGGAGTACAAGAAAAACTACGGGAAAACTCTCTACCAGGAGATTCTGGTGAGCAAATGATGGATGACATTCCAGTGAAAAGCAttccagatgttcagctgttaAGGAGCTCTaagttttcttcctttttctttaGGATGACACAAAAGGAGACTACGAGAAGATTCTGCTTGCTCTCTGTggtgaaaactaaaaaaagttCATCACTGGGACCAAAGCTCGGTTATGTGGTTCATCTCTGAAGAGTCAAATAAACCATAACACTTATTGTGTCAAAAGCTAATGAAGAAATAAGTCTTTCAAGAAGACGTCAACATCCAAGAGCAAACATTTGCGTGGATCTGAGCACTGCTTCACCAGATCTCTCATTCCCACCGCTTCACTTTTATTCCAACATGCCACCGTCAATCTGCAGCAACCTGCACGTCAACCGAGGGGAGAAACATTTGCTTCGTACTAACAAGAATCTTTGTTGCTCAGAAAGAAACTAAAGTCATTGATCCATATTGTAGCGGCTAACACATGTTCAAAGTTAATCACGTGCCAATTCTTTGGTGATGAAATGCCTTTGAAGGAGCtttgagaacatgcaaataaaaGCTTTTATGAAGGCATAgcagattggtctttattaaTTGCTAATAACCCTCATCACAACCCCTTTGAACATACAGTAAGCTAATCAGATATTGTTGTACTAATGTCAAACCTGCTTATGTTTAGGAAGCTTGATTAATCCTGATCATAAAGTGAGTTTTCCCgaaaaagctaacatgtcaaaCAAAACTTTTGACAACTTATTCAATCTTATTTGTAGATTTTTGGAGACTTTtgtgcttttaaaaagaaaaatcatgaATTTTAGAGGCATGATTGTAGCCACAGTAGTCCTACTGCAGTGAAAATAAAGCTTGACTATCAATCTGCTGTCCTTCCACCGCCACCACCGAATCTTAATTCACACAAGACAAAGTGgctgaaataaagaaatatcttgctcaaggacacaacTGCAATGACTAAAATAAACCCTTGTTTATTAGATTGTATGTCCTGAAACCCAGTTtgcttttgtccttttgcagCTACACATTGTCAGTAGACCGTCTCATAATGGTCTAAAGCCAGTTTGTTTTCTATTAATGGGTGACCAATCAATTACTTGGTAAATTAGTCTTTTAGAATAAGATGAGCAGACAGACGTCAACAGATCAAAAAGCCACTTCTCTATAAATGCTTAGCTACCGCATTCCAGCTATTTATGTGGTATGTTTGTCTAATATCCCCTGctatattttttctgtcttcaAGAAGATCaagttatatatatttttttaaccattttataactttttttttttttataaaaatgatCTTATGAGCCAAAATGGGGTGTTGGTGCATCATAATAGGTGTTTACAAATTTAAACATAATATAGAAAACAATAACTGCAAAGCTTCAGAACATCCGTGATCTTTAGAAAAAGTAACGATATGTGATGCAACACGGCAGTTAAAACATTTAAGGTGTGGAGTGTGACTATTTGACATTGTATACAAGCATCCACTCGTACATTCATCTGATGCACCAATTCATCAGAGTGTCACACATAATCCAGCAGGATGAGGCACTGGACAGGCCAGCAGACAGTTAGAGGTACTACATACAAAATCACAGGCACACAGGTACTCCTATGGGCAGTGCTGTCATATGGGGGGAAAGGTGATGACAATTCTTAGGGCCCACACACAGCCCCCAGTCAATTATAATGCATAGACTTAACTAATATATATTCATACTAATGAATCAGAACTAAAACAAAGtcacaatattttaatttgaataattttaataaCCCCTGTAGCCCCTTCTTAAAAAATGTGGTACTATGGGCAGTACAGAAACCCAAGAGACATTTAGTTCACCTACAGGTTATTATAATGCATGAGTTAGGATGCAAGTGCTGCAATGATAGCATTGGTGGTAACTGAAAATGTGCGACAAATAGATACAATAGAATTCTATTGTGTAGTATAGACACCAATAAAAGATAGcgttaaaacaaaatgacacaaaatggaaataaaacagTGAATTCTAGCTTCACTCTACtagtttttatagtttatttaagATGGGAGTTAATCCTGCTCAGTGGAGTGAAATGCACTCATTTGGGCTGTGTAATTTgtgcttgtaaaaaaaaaaaccccactaaaacaaagaaacaaagaaactgTTTTTGAATTGTGCaggatttcatttttattattattattattaattaaaaaacatgcattgctgtcttaaaaatatttgcacttcttgtagagttgacctttgacagcatgtgcagacaagaaaaaaaagaaaatcataataataatgaaaatctattattattattattattattattattattattattattattattattagtttccACAtgaccaaatttagttttgtttttttaattcctttggAAAAAGTCACAGTTATTAACATGGGCTCAAAATCTAAAGAATTGGCTGGAatcaagaaaaagaaagaagaaaagatcCAAATTAAATTCATTAATGCCTTTTATCATATTTTCTTTATGGAATGCATTTGACTTCAGTTCGacctttttatagtttctgCTAGACACTGGAAGAAAAACACTATTgctatttcaaaataaactaaaatggaTACTTCTcaaccaacctggcaaccacagCTCCCCCAGCTGACAGGCTGGCGTCTATAAACGAGTGGATCACCTTCGGTTAAGCTAACGGCTGGATAACCACATTTCTTCCAAGTATGTGTTAAGTTTCTCCCACTGCAGACACACAACTAGTATTTTCAGTCATATGGTTGATACAAAGACCTTATTTTTCCAACATGCTATTCAATAGTGTTTAATCCATCAGTTTGTTAGCATGACAGCATGTTAGCCTGCTAAGGCTAGCCAGACTGCTTGTGTCTAAGTTGATCAATATCACGTTTgctaataacagaaaaataaatgggTAAATTAAACATGGGAGTTTTGAACCCTTTTATGGAGATAAAGTCGTTTGACATTGAGGAGTGCCCGATAGTCTGGTACAATTTTGCTGGTAACTTGAGCCGGTGTTATGGTTAAGCTGGTGACCATTTTATCTGTTGACTCAGTTCTTACATTGGTCTTTTTTGTTCAACTACGGCTACTTACTCTCTCATGTAAACTATTAACTGTTATAAAACACAGTTATTTAGTGTTTAGTTCCGTTTACTGAAGGGGTGGTAGCTTGGAGGTAGCTAACAGCAAAGCAGTAGGAAGACGGTTACCAAGTATAATAGACACCAGTTAAAACTTAACCGGTGTTTCGGATCCAATTGTTGCCTTGCTAGCCGGTGGTTGACTAATAACGTAGTAAATGAAGACATTTTACCCTActactatttatttataatttgtcCACGTTATGAACAtccatgttttttaatatagaacatttttttaatatataaatactgcaAATTATGGATGCAATACAATACCCAGACACACACTTGACAGATAAAGACAGCAGTTGAATCACATTTAACGAATATATCAACTGTAAATgtacagtgaaaaataaaaaatgaatagatgaaaacaaaaacctcAAAAATGATGAAATTCTGAAAGCAATCAGTAACCTAATAAGTTCCAGAAgaacttttactgtttttttttttttctttttttttttttttttacaagattcTACTTGTGTTTTGCATCAATAACAGTAGAAAGTGGAATACATCAATTGAGCAGAATTCTCAGACCAAGCACttgaatttgttttaatttgagttaattTGTCAGAATTGTGTCAAGAAGTGTTGAAATCAAAGACAAAATGTGTGCATGTCTTGGTAGTAGGggtgtggggaaaaaaatcgatttcacgatatatcgcaattttttgggtgccgatttcaaatcgattaaaaaaaattgaaatatttattttattttttctgatattaaatcaatatttttcacattttcatggACATGTATTTCCTACTGCTGGAGACATTGTCACTTCTCAGTGGAGCGGCCTAActaccagtgttgtgctagttactgaaaaaaagtaactagttaccgttactagttacttcataaacaaagtaactcagttactattttgattacttaaccaaaaagtaatgcgttactggaaaaagtaacttttgagttacttagaattaaagagtgtattatttattttgggtcatttgtgtccatacagcttcatcttagtgctgtaataatatattaatccactgctgatcaactgctataaaacaaccatatatgatgtgcatataaagcacaaaacagctgctccaaaattaaaactgtaatttttcctccttagcacagtaatgtaaagtaagctgtgcatattccaggtgcacattctgctgttaaaaatgcttataaaaataaatgtggaaaaactaattcacagcatttttctcagctacacaatgctaaacatatcatgttaatgagctgctgttagcagtgactcagcagcagcgacaggctgcatatgtacaacaacataccgtgcaatagtttggctgacctgttcctggataacagtcacagtccgttaaaatccagccgcagcgttagcttagcttcactgatgcatcttttggagacaaaaataatgcgcgtatttccactctgagaagcttgtcctgctctcgcattgactcgccatgattggcgcacgtgatgtaaacagaaacacgatGACAAtgcttcttgttcttcttctgttttaccgtgtttggcaggGCGTCCCGCAAAAAaagtagcgccactgtaaacaggaagttcactgcagctagcaaagtaatggacaaacgcaccatattgtaacggtaacggcgttatttctttagaaaaatattgcgttacagtactagttactgtaaaaagtgatGTTGCTAACTACTGGGCTTGTTGACCAGCTGCTATTCctacataaaaaccttgaaaattgtGCCACTTCTGCACCTCCACTCCAATAGATGGCGCCgtagatattataataataataaatataatgttttgaagcaaatagttttgactcaatttgtcctctgaatgatcaatatcttctgacgaacatgatttagatttttcatctctacatttaattttaatattaactgggtagaatatcgcaagatatcgtgataatattgtatcgtgatacatatcgtattgcaacatcctttcCAACACTCACCCCTACTTGGTAgtatgtttttgcatttttctttttttttgtctcataaAAATGCAACACCTTAGGCCTCAAAATATTCTGGTAACATGAGAAAATAAAGAATTTAccatgtttaatttgtt from Gouania willdenowi chromosome 9, fGouWil2.1, whole genome shotgun sequence encodes:
- the anxa1a gene encoding annexin A1a; translation: MSFIQAFLQQTVYLGMPDESVLRNEGTVTAAPNFSPNGDAGVLDRAIKAKGVDEKTIIEVLVKRSNEQRQQLKEAYHQASGKPLEVALKSALKGDLEEVVLALLKTPAQYDAEQLKLAMKGMGTDEDTLVEILASRTNRQILDIKRVYKDEYNKDLEEDIRGDTSGEFRIALLELCKAGRTEGVAEELVDSDARALYEAGEGRKGKDVSVFIDILTSRSAPHLRKVFEKYSQYSKVDVAKAIDLEMKGDIERCLTALVKCCGSRAGYFAERLHLSMKGKGTRKPILTRIMVSRSEIDLQRIKEEYKKNYGKTLYQEILDDTKGDYEKILLALCGEN